In Pseudoliparis swirei isolate HS2019 ecotype Mariana Trench chromosome 2, NWPU_hadal_v1, whole genome shotgun sequence, the following are encoded in one genomic region:
- the cracdla gene encoding uncharacterized protein cracdla isoform X2: protein MESFSGDTEGSTEDIPGRKQSKFKSLKNRLFGRSKREGGAGAELSQSVSDITAGKGPGSEEDLACPQGTMGSRALSADSIFQADQALPETEPARVLSQENVHSKIKALQMQLEQQKMHLGPPPPVLPVRRAEDLGSRCEDAGLPHSHLETPAAPSKTQSQPSSRPLSPIPKPILSVPLTLSLPLSVPSSSSVVEPPLDFSCPVQFTPCLDTSAARHRLSVKPRNQRASTKKTHPAVNEQHSDRHALNNIHHPESVREDKQWLSTQEALTSGTEQGVDVIPITSQLLPSQSPEVAPVTSEAAHKSSSQAVSQQDQALLERIPFAPSQILRVKPHRPADARPSERPRSSFIQSELRDNRDGDFEIQAMSLDKRNTLNKAGTTDASCDRLDTNFGSSSEEQRVQSETESKRGIRRPAPGSGSFNFSITSAKSRDGESLQSGSFVGGLEHIEARHKTVWGVEDKPSSSTREKDELRGGLFAAGRLRPEGAPHKGSVPSDRRDSLKKVEWVTPSQNVTADTGATKAEEVGSNQEMADFEDEEGKTAFGVKLRSTSLSVRLRSDSPSHHSSKLLACEEQCDTLKEQEIGDLRSKDPTPSGFCLPVKYNTLPTNTPPATATEVRTTSSNLKKVETSTQGAQSAPQTASCEVTWMSLAMEKTKSLQQLFTSRFPRDFTGVQTAAQPQAQVQPQKSTTPTEAAGQASTDAVGAEAAQTVKPSAGQLKTPPLQPSASREPQTFKGTSEPRFASQSASHPAGPTNPRTTQSPLHSSTQTETTTQSLAQLYLVSGQQQSPGRGLQTINQLKSTTLVSTTPSASGRGERDATAQERRAVWAGWRYQVNPLPASGPSPQLKT from the exons ATGGAGTCTTTCTCTGGAGATACAGAAGGAAGCACCGAGGACATTCCAG GACGTAAACAGTCCAAATTCAAGTCTCTTAAAAATCGTCTCTTCGGGAGGAGTAAGAGAGAAGGTGGAGCGGGAGCCGAACTCAGCCAGTCGGTCAGCGACATCACTGCAGGAAAGGGACCCGGATCTGAGGAAGATCTGGC ATGCCCCCAGGGGACGATGGGGTCACGGGCATTGTCCGCCGACAGCATCTTTCAGGCTGATCAGGCCCTGCCAGAAACCGAACCAGCGAGGGTCTTATCCCAGGAGAACGTCCACAGCAAAATCAAAGCTCTGCAG ATGCAGCTCGAGCAGCAGAAGATGCATCTGGGTCCGCCACCTCCGGTTCTGCCAGTGAGACGTGCAGAGGATCTAGGAAGCCGCTGCGAGGACGCCGGTCTTCCCCACAGCCACCTCGAGACCCCGGCAGCCCCGAGCAAG ACCCAATCCCAGCCATCGTCTCGTCCACTCTCGCCTATCCCAAAACCTATTCTATCTGTGCCCCTGACtctatccctccctctttctgtcccctcctcttcctccgttgTTGAGCCCCCGTTGGACTTCAGCTGTCCTGTCCAGTTCACCCCCTGCCTGGATACCTCTGCTGCACGCCACCGGCTGTCTGTCAAGCCCAGAAACCAGAGGGCCAGCACCAAGAAGACCCACCCTGCAGTGAATGAACAACATTCTGACAGACACGCCCTAAACAACATCCACCACCCTGAATCTGTGAGAGAAGACAAGCAGTGGCTCAGTACTCAAGAGGCGCTGACATCGGGAACAGAACAAGGAGTGGATGTCATTCCTATTACATCTCAGCTTCTTCCTTCACAATCTCCAGAGGTGGCACCGGTTACATCAGAGGCAGCGCACAAATCATCCAGCCAAGCTGTTTCCCAACAGGACCAAGCTCTTCTTGAGAGAATTCCCTTTGCACCCTCGCAGATACTTCGAGTTAAGCCCCACAGACCAGCGGATGCAAGGCCGAGTGAACGGCCACGCTCATCCTTCATACAGTCAGAACTGAGAGACAACAGAGACGGGGACTTTGAGATACAAGCCATGTCCCTTGACAAGAGAAATACTCTGAACAAGGCCGGAACGACTGACGCCTCCTGCGACCGGCTCGACACGAACTTCGGGTCTTCCTCTGAGGAGCAGCGGGTTCAAAGTGAGACAGAAAGCAAAAGAGGAATAAGGAGACCCGcccctggatctgggtccttcAATTTCTCAATCACCTCTGCCAAAAGCCGGGATGGAGAAAGTCTCCAATCAGGCAGTTTTGTTGGAGGGCTGGAACACATTGAAGCCAGACACAAGACAGTCTGGGGAGTGGAGGATAAACCCTCTTCAAGCACGAGGGAGAAGGATGAACTAAGAGGGGGCCTCTTTGCTGCGGGGAGACTCAGGCCAGAGGGAGCTCCACATAAAGGCTCAGTGCCgtcagacaggagagacagcCTCAAGAAAGTGGAATGGGTGACACCGTCTCAAAATGTGACCGCAGACACCGGCGCCACAAAggcggaggaggtggggagCAACCAGGAGATGGCGGATTTCGAGGACGAAGAAGGAAAGACGGCGTTCGGTGTTAAACTGCGCTCCACGTCTCTGTCGGTGAGACTTCGGTCCGATTCCCCTTCACACCATAGCTCTAAGCTGCTGGCGTGTGAGGAGCAATGTGACACGCTAAAAGAACAGGAAATAGGAGACCTTAGATCAAAAG ATCCAACCCCATCCGGCTTCTGCCTTCCAGTCAAGTATAACACGCTACCTACCAACACTCCTCCCGCCACGGCAACAGAAGTCAGAACAACCTCCTCAAACCTCAAAAAAGTTGAAACCTCCACGCAAGGGGCTCAGTCTGCCCCCCAAACGGCCTCATGTGAGGTGACCTGGATGAGCTTGGCAATGGAAAAGACCAAAAGCCTCCAGCAGCTTTTTACGAGTAGATTTCCCAGAGATTTCACAGGTGTGCAGACAGCAGCTCAACCACAAGCACAAGTACAGCCACAGAAAAGCACAACGCCAACAGAGGCTGCAGGTCAGGCTTCGACTGACGCAGTCGGAGCAGAGGCAGCGCAGACAGTCAAACCGTCGGCAGGGCAACTGAAGACGCCTCCTCTTCAGCCGAGCGCCTCCAGAGAACCACAAACGTTCAAAGGTACCAGTGAGCCCCGGTTTGCCTCCCAGTCCGCGTCTCATCCGGCTGGACCGACCAATCCGCGGACGACCCAGTCCCCCTTGCACTCTTCGACACAAACAGAGACCACGACGCAGTCTCTAGCACAGTTGTACCTTGTATCCGGCCAGCAGCAATCCCCCGGTCGAGGTCTTCAGACCATCAACCAGCTCAAATCAACAACCCTGGTTTCCACCACACCGTCTGCCTCGGGAAGAGGGGAAAGAGACGCCACCGCGCAGGAAAGGCGGGCTGTCTGGGCCGG ATGGAGGTATCAGGTGAACCCACTGCCTGCGTCAGGACCAAGCCCCCAATTAAAGACATGA
- the mitd1 gene encoding MIT domain-containing protein 1 isoform X2, with product MTQNLVAGMETSAISVLKRAVELDHGGRFQESLVCYQEGIQLLMDVLKAVKDDSKRGHFREKIKGYMERAEQIKVHVNQMKEDGKYHEQIRISEDATGYSYEVLFKPYMSGLLTEVWVQDPYVRHTHQLYNFLRFCEMLLKASCKVKTIHLLTSQDEADSRQQSSALAELTESLSALGLTLDLQYSSTIHDREIRVDSPLDIVTMTCGSVRRPM from the exons ATGACACAAAATCTCGTGGCAGGGATGGAGACGTCCGCCATCTCCGTCCTGAAGCGGGCGGTGGAGCTCGACCACGGCGGCCGCTTCCAGGAGTCTCTCGTCTGCTACCAGGAGGGCATCCAGCTGCTCATGGACGTGTTAAAAG CTGTGAAAGATGACTCAAAGAGAGGCCACTTCAGGGAGAAGATAAAGGGCTACATGGAGCGAGCGGAGCAAATCAAAGTGCACGTGAACCAGATGAAGGAAG ATGGGAAGTACCACGAGCAGATTAGAATATCAGAGGATGCTACTGGTTACAGCTACGAGGTTCTGTTCAAGCCCTACATGAGCGGTTTACTCACAGAAGTCTGGGTTCAAGACCCTTACGTACGGCACACGCACCAA TTGTACAACTTCCTGCGGTTCTGTGAGATGCTGCTAAAAGCGTCCTGCAAGGTGAAAACGATCCATCTCCTCACCTCACAGGATGAA GCGGACAGCCGCCAGCAGAGCAGCGCTCTGGCGGAGCTGACAGAGAGTCTGAGTGCTCTGGGACTGACTCTGGATCTGCAGTACTCCTCCACGATACACGACAGGGAGATCAG GGTCGATTCTCCATTGGATATTGTGACTATGACCTGCGGCAGTGTCAGGAGACCAATGTAG
- the cracdla gene encoding uncharacterized protein cracdla isoform X1: MESFSGDTEGSTEDIPGRKQSKFKSLKNRLFGRSKREGGAGAELSQSVSDITAGKGPGSEEDLACPQGTMGSRALSADSIFQADQALPETEPARVLSQENVHSKIKALQMQLEQQKMHLGPPPPVLPVRRAEDLGSRCEDAGLPHSHLETPAAPSKTQSQPSSRPLSPIPKPILSVPLTLSLPLSVPSSSSVVEPPLDFSCPVQFTPCLDTSAARHRLSVKPRNQRASTKKTHPAVNEQHSDRHALNNIHHPESVREDKQWLSTQEALTSGTEQGVDVIPITSQLLPSQSPEVAPVTSEAAHKSSSQAVSQQDQALLERIPFAPSQILRVKPHRPADARPSERPRSSFIQSELRDNRDGDFEIQAMSLDKRNTLNKAGTTDASCDRLDTNFGSSSEEQRVQSETESKRGIRRPAPGSGSFNFSITSAKSRDGESLQSGSFVGGLEHIEARHKTVWGVEDKPSSSTREKDELRGGLFAAGRLRPEGAPHKGSVPSDRRDSLKKVEWVTPSQNVTADTGATKAEEVGSNQEMADFEDEEGKTAFGVKLRSTSLSVRLRSDSPSHHSSKLLACEEQCDTLKEQEIGDLRSKDPTPSGFCLPVKYNTLPTNTPPATATEVRTTSSNLKKVETSTQGAQSAPQTASCEVTWMSLAMEKTKSLQQLFTSRFPRDFTGVQTAAQPQAQVQPQKSTTPTEAAGQASTDAVGAEAAQTVKPSAGQLKTPPLQPSASREPQTFKGTSEPRFASQSASHPAGPTNPRTTQSPLHSSTQTETTTQSLAQLYLVSGQQQSPGRGLQTINQLKSTTLVSTTPSASGRGERDATAQERRAVWAGSVGEKASFMEKRAEWTTTPGTKGMEVSGEPTACVRTKPPIKDMNPEARQGIQLAESCPAKDPERPQEDKWLRKNVTPSSSPSLSQTIPSALQSETDSSRPSWMELAKRKSMAWSVKSMD, translated from the exons ATGGAGTCTTTCTCTGGAGATACAGAAGGAAGCACCGAGGACATTCCAG GACGTAAACAGTCCAAATTCAAGTCTCTTAAAAATCGTCTCTTCGGGAGGAGTAAGAGAGAAGGTGGAGCGGGAGCCGAACTCAGCCAGTCGGTCAGCGACATCACTGCAGGAAAGGGACCCGGATCTGAGGAAGATCTGGC ATGCCCCCAGGGGACGATGGGGTCACGGGCATTGTCCGCCGACAGCATCTTTCAGGCTGATCAGGCCCTGCCAGAAACCGAACCAGCGAGGGTCTTATCCCAGGAGAACGTCCACAGCAAAATCAAAGCTCTGCAG ATGCAGCTCGAGCAGCAGAAGATGCATCTGGGTCCGCCACCTCCGGTTCTGCCAGTGAGACGTGCAGAGGATCTAGGAAGCCGCTGCGAGGACGCCGGTCTTCCCCACAGCCACCTCGAGACCCCGGCAGCCCCGAGCAAG ACCCAATCCCAGCCATCGTCTCGTCCACTCTCGCCTATCCCAAAACCTATTCTATCTGTGCCCCTGACtctatccctccctctttctgtcccctcctcttcctccgttgTTGAGCCCCCGTTGGACTTCAGCTGTCCTGTCCAGTTCACCCCCTGCCTGGATACCTCTGCTGCACGCCACCGGCTGTCTGTCAAGCCCAGAAACCAGAGGGCCAGCACCAAGAAGACCCACCCTGCAGTGAATGAACAACATTCTGACAGACACGCCCTAAACAACATCCACCACCCTGAATCTGTGAGAGAAGACAAGCAGTGGCTCAGTACTCAAGAGGCGCTGACATCGGGAACAGAACAAGGAGTGGATGTCATTCCTATTACATCTCAGCTTCTTCCTTCACAATCTCCAGAGGTGGCACCGGTTACATCAGAGGCAGCGCACAAATCATCCAGCCAAGCTGTTTCCCAACAGGACCAAGCTCTTCTTGAGAGAATTCCCTTTGCACCCTCGCAGATACTTCGAGTTAAGCCCCACAGACCAGCGGATGCAAGGCCGAGTGAACGGCCACGCTCATCCTTCATACAGTCAGAACTGAGAGACAACAGAGACGGGGACTTTGAGATACAAGCCATGTCCCTTGACAAGAGAAATACTCTGAACAAGGCCGGAACGACTGACGCCTCCTGCGACCGGCTCGACACGAACTTCGGGTCTTCCTCTGAGGAGCAGCGGGTTCAAAGTGAGACAGAAAGCAAAAGAGGAATAAGGAGACCCGcccctggatctgggtccttcAATTTCTCAATCACCTCTGCCAAAAGCCGGGATGGAGAAAGTCTCCAATCAGGCAGTTTTGTTGGAGGGCTGGAACACATTGAAGCCAGACACAAGACAGTCTGGGGAGTGGAGGATAAACCCTCTTCAAGCACGAGGGAGAAGGATGAACTAAGAGGGGGCCTCTTTGCTGCGGGGAGACTCAGGCCAGAGGGAGCTCCACATAAAGGCTCAGTGCCgtcagacaggagagacagcCTCAAGAAAGTGGAATGGGTGACACCGTCTCAAAATGTGACCGCAGACACCGGCGCCACAAAggcggaggaggtggggagCAACCAGGAGATGGCGGATTTCGAGGACGAAGAAGGAAAGACGGCGTTCGGTGTTAAACTGCGCTCCACGTCTCTGTCGGTGAGACTTCGGTCCGATTCCCCTTCACACCATAGCTCTAAGCTGCTGGCGTGTGAGGAGCAATGTGACACGCTAAAAGAACAGGAAATAGGAGACCTTAGATCAAAAG ATCCAACCCCATCCGGCTTCTGCCTTCCAGTCAAGTATAACACGCTACCTACCAACACTCCTCCCGCCACGGCAACAGAAGTCAGAACAACCTCCTCAAACCTCAAAAAAGTTGAAACCTCCACGCAAGGGGCTCAGTCTGCCCCCCAAACGGCCTCATGTGAGGTGACCTGGATGAGCTTGGCAATGGAAAAGACCAAAAGCCTCCAGCAGCTTTTTACGAGTAGATTTCCCAGAGATTTCACAGGTGTGCAGACAGCAGCTCAACCACAAGCACAAGTACAGCCACAGAAAAGCACAACGCCAACAGAGGCTGCAGGTCAGGCTTCGACTGACGCAGTCGGAGCAGAGGCAGCGCAGACAGTCAAACCGTCGGCAGGGCAACTGAAGACGCCTCCTCTTCAGCCGAGCGCCTCCAGAGAACCACAAACGTTCAAAGGTACCAGTGAGCCCCGGTTTGCCTCCCAGTCCGCGTCTCATCCGGCTGGACCGACCAATCCGCGGACGACCCAGTCCCCCTTGCACTCTTCGACACAAACAGAGACCACGACGCAGTCTCTAGCACAGTTGTACCTTGTATCCGGCCAGCAGCAATCCCCCGGTCGAGGTCTTCAGACCATCAACCAGCTCAAATCAACAACCCTGGTTTCCACCACACCGTCTGCCTCGGGAAGAGGGGAAAGAGACGCCACCGCGCAGGAAAGGCGGGCTGTCTGGGCCGGGTCAGTAGGCGAGAAGGCTTCTTTTATGGAGAAACGGGCCGAGTGGACCACTACACCCGGAACCAAGGGG ATGGAGGTATCAGGTGAACCCACTGCCTGCGTCAGGACCAAGCCCCCAATTAAAGACATGAACCCAGAGGCTCGACAAGGGATACAACTTGCAG agTCATGTCCCGCCAAAGATCCGGAAAGACCGCAGGAGGACAAATGGCTGCGGAAAAATGTGACGCCATCTTCATCGCCCTCATTGTCGCAGACAATACCATCAGCGCTGCAGTCCGAGACCGACAGCAGCCGGCCGTCCTGGATGGAACTGGCAAAGAGGAAGTCGATGGCCTGGAGCGTTAAGTCCATGGACTGa
- the mitd1 gene encoding MIT domain-containing protein 1 isoform X1, which produces MTQNLVAGMETSAISVLKRAVELDHGGRFQESLVCYQEGIQLLMDVLKAVKDDSKRGHFREKIKGYMERAEQIKVHVNQMKEDGKYHEQIRISEDATGYSYEVLFKPYMSGLLTEVWVQDPYVRHTHQLYNFLRFCEMLLKASCKVKTIHLLTSQDEADSRQQSSALAELTESLSALGLTLDLQYSSTIHDREIRFDNGWIIKIGRGLDYFKRPKGRFSIGYCDYDLRQCQETNVDIFHTKHTKTL; this is translated from the exons ATGACACAAAATCTCGTGGCAGGGATGGAGACGTCCGCCATCTCCGTCCTGAAGCGGGCGGTGGAGCTCGACCACGGCGGCCGCTTCCAGGAGTCTCTCGTCTGCTACCAGGAGGGCATCCAGCTGCTCATGGACGTGTTAAAAG CTGTGAAAGATGACTCAAAGAGAGGCCACTTCAGGGAGAAGATAAAGGGCTACATGGAGCGAGCGGAGCAAATCAAAGTGCACGTGAACCAGATGAAGGAAG ATGGGAAGTACCACGAGCAGATTAGAATATCAGAGGATGCTACTGGTTACAGCTACGAGGTTCTGTTCAAGCCCTACATGAGCGGTTTACTCACAGAAGTCTGGGTTCAAGACCCTTACGTACGGCACACGCACCAA TTGTACAACTTCCTGCGGTTCTGTGAGATGCTGCTAAAAGCGTCCTGCAAGGTGAAAACGATCCATCTCCTCACCTCACAGGATGAA GCGGACAGCCGCCAGCAGAGCAGCGCTCTGGCGGAGCTGACAGAGAGTCTGAGTGCTCTGGGACTGACTCTGGATCTGCAGTACTCCTCCACGATACACGACAGGGAGATCAG gttTGACAATGGTTGGATCATAAAGATAGGAAGAGGGCTAGATTACTTCAAGAGACCTAAG GGTCGATTCTCCATTGGATATTGTGACTATGACCTGCGGCAGTGTCAGGAGACCAATGTAGACATTTttcacaccaaacacacaaaaacactatGA